A segment of the Necator americanus strain Aroian chromosome IV, whole genome shotgun sequence genome:
ccttccagaccgtttttttcgtggattgaTGCCCTTAAGATTACTAGGGATTAAGATTCCAGATCCTTTGGGAACAAACGCAAAGCAAACGCAGAATTCGTAGAAGTTTTGATGGGTTTCATAGCTGACCTTCATTACGAGTCTGAAGTATAAGATGCTTTCTGCATTTGAGAGTTGTTGGGGTTGCTGGGTTtcaggttaaaggcatcaccccacgaatcaggggtgatgcggatttcatttggagagttcctatacggggtcgtagactaaAGAAAGGAgagttcatttcatttcattccttcctaattgccgttaaaaacggctcggaatgCGACGCgagcgcaaggctggcgcgcttcaatcgaactcgttgtagaaaatagcgctccggaacgctcgaagccttaTCATGCGGatttttcacgacaatttggaagaaatagacggaatcactctactctccataatctacgactccgcatAGACATAAcacacctgaaacccgcaccaccccagattcgatggggtgatgcctttaacaggtGTTGATAAGAAATGACCACGTTTGAAATATTAATAGACGATTATTTGCAGTTACGCAAATAACACCGGTTttgttggagtattcgttttttttagatttacgGATTTCACACTAGGATGGATATGTTCTGATCGCTTAACGTTCCTCAAGAAGTCAGTATCCTGCTATTGCTTGAATATGAGGAATAGTGGGCGTTCTTGCACTTTCCTggtataaacaaaaatagcaGATGAAATAAATCCTTACCTGCATCACCTgtactcccgttgttcatcgatttgctcgagcgggcaccagtaatactttcaTTTGTCCCTGTCGCGTGCAAGTGTTGCCCATTGGCATCTCTTCTCGAactcgaagagcatcgtatttttctttgagggacttcgtaaagaggtctgaccatcaggtcggcggtcttcggtgcggtgcgtttgatgtcgcgtggtatccagtgGCTTACGCCTCTAGTCTAACGATTGTCCTTGAAACGCACCACATGTCCGGTTCACctcattttgctttccttggcatatgtGGCAGCGTCTATGATCTTCAatcggtgacgtaggagtgCACTTCGAATCCTTTCCTCCACTTGCGTAAAGCAACTTACTCCTAACATTACCATTTCAGTTCCacgttctatgacgctgatcacattttcctcctgcttgcgaaacgtccacgtttctgaagcgtaggtcaaaacaCGAGGAACGCTGGTGTTGAATAAATGAGCACGGAGCAGGATGTTCTTGGttctcttcactacatcctcgatgctcttgaatgctccctaagccgctcgtttccatCTGCTCAACTCAGAAGTCAGATAGTTCATCATTTTGgtttcccgacctagatatacatagctgaaGCATTCAGATATATTCGtgccgttgagcgtgaatggggcgtCAGAAACCCATCCTTTTCTCAATAACATCTTCTTGTCTAGGtccagctgaagaccgatctttttacacgtttcatcgAATTCGGGTAGCATCAGTTCCGCTTGACTGATGCTTGATGCTGTAAAaatgatgtcatcagcgaattGAAGATGGTGTAAAAGCCACTTGTGCGTGCCGTCACTTTCCACTCCCATGTTATTCCATTCCAATCCTtgcatcgcgttctcgagagtggcaccgaaaattttgggtgaaattgtgtcagtCTGACGGAGCCCtttcttcacgtcgattatgacatcattgGACAGTGGGGAAATTTTAGTCGATTGCTATACAACTCaagaagtacctttatgtatggagtagggacgccttggttttCCAAGGCCTCCATGGCCGCTTCGGTCTCAACTGTATCAAatgcttttttcaaatcgatGGAAGTGAGACGCAACGGCaccttgtactctcgcgatattTCTATGAGGTGTGAAATTGTGTACGCGGTCAGTCGTACTGAACACTTTCgattactcttgtgaagagcttgtagatgacagacagtaagcagattggccAATAGTTGCAGATGTCTTGtgggtctcccttcttatacaacagcacgATCTCGCTGGCTTTCtattgcttaggaaccttgccttccgacagataacgagtgaagagcctcgtcagtgtgttgatgaggactgcCAGTAGGTGCTTCGAATGTTCAGGCTTGATTCTGTCGGGAACGGGTTAAGTACGATTCTTCATCGACATGATGGGACTTCGGAAGGATggacctctggaatgacatgtccatcttccttGAGATGATGAGGAAgcaagtggacgtggctgtcgaagagatttGAGTAGAAGCCGTGAATGACCTTTTTCATTCCCCTTCTCTATACAATGGCTGCTCCCTTCGGGTTctggagagcagtcatcctcgtcttgcaactggcgaagtctcgacgggcatagcgaatgcttttccccgcctctgcagcttcagccagcacttgtgttcttcttcttctttgagctcttcttttatcgtctctctgcaaagcctcgcgacctcggacgtgagttcttggttccctgcggctcttGCTGCTCCACTCTGACGTATAAGCTCTAGAGTTTccggagacaggcgtctcttgatGGTTTTGAAACTTTCACTTTCTTCGTACAGTCGTAAGATGTTCTACAAACTGTTCATgttcgtcgtcgatgttgtctaCGACGGTATTTTCCCAAAAGCCGAAAGTCGAAGCGAAGAGCTCCCAGTGGATGGTGGTTCTGGGAGTTTGCTTTgtgaacttcgcggcttttCTCCTCTATAATAGATAGAAAATGATAGAAGAGTGTGATAGAAAATCTCCATCAAAGAAGgtgatggtccgatcccgtataaaactttCGTGTTGGTaaaacagcgacatccgtcggGGAAAACTTTTACTgatgatgatgtggtcaatttcattatgatacccACCATCGGgagactcccacgtccagcgtagagaggagggcgtctggaattgcgagttcccacgGATgatcttagtcgtcatgatgaactcggaaagctTCTCTCCCTGCTCATTCCACTAAAGGCTTCTTAAGGCGTTTCGATATTAAGTccttcaggcgttcttctggggccaactttggcgttgaaatcgccaaatatgaccttgtagaaagtacaatcatctctgtagaacttctccataTAGAAAGGTTCGACTTCTTCTCCATTGTAGATTCATGTTAAAGCGTAAGCAACGAAGATTGTCAGAGCTGGGGTTGAACCACATTTTCTCAACCGCAAAAGTCCGATTCAGCTTGTAAATTGTTCGAAACGTCTAAAAAAACCATGTTTATTGCCATGTTCATGTTGACGCGGACACGAACTCCATCTCCAATGGCCGCATCTGATGCAAGCGTACGGGCGTTATAAGTAAAGATTTTCTCTTTCGGTAGCCTACGTGACTCCTGCAGCCCCCTCTTTCCTAGCGTtccctccggaatcaggagactcttttccattactgtgttttgcataaaaatttaaaatgagcaggttgcaagcctgtagtctcatgagtttttgggagaacgttgcgttctcGCGGAATAGACCTATGGAGCTTATTTGACCCCATAATTTTTCCGAAACCCCGTACTTTAACGACTTCACTTTACTTACAACCCGTGCTTTTTACCCTACTTCGAATCTTTGTATAATTGACTTGTTCCGATGCATAACTACTACCTCTACCACGCTCTCTTGTCacttcacaaaacaaaaacaggaaaaaaaaactcgaaaataaAGTCAGAGAAGACCACATTAATGGTTAATTCGTAAAGGTTTCTGGCGTGCCAATCCACTTGGCATGTGCTAACGTGGTTGACTGGTCGTCTATGTTCATGAACATATGTTGGTCtgtacaatgaattgcggtagcaagccgatgtatcaagccagtgtttttccatctttgcaggcaagtctggtaccaatctatcgatcCCAAAAGAATGAGAAGCCTCTTTGGCTTTAggacggttttgaaccattgaCCTTGTCGTAGCAGCCGAACGTCTTACTGAAGGGATAGCTACACCTACAAGGAGCGCAAAAAAATTATACTTGACTGCAGAGGAGACGAGGAGAGAGTATAGCCTTGAGGTCTGCAAAGAAGAAGTCAAGGAAGCCAAAATATAATACCACTACACGTAAATCTATATTTATTCAAACGCACAAAGCCAATGCAATCGCTGGTACTGAGTAGTTGTGGACGGTGTTCGTAATTCGGTGTTAGCtgttccttttatttctcgGCCTCGACCACTGTTGTTCAACATTTCCAATTGCAGGCACGAAAAGGGATCG
Coding sequences within it:
- a CDS encoding hypothetical protein (NECATOR_CHRIV.G14330.T2), with amino-acid sequence MEKSLLIPEGTLGKRGLQESRRLPKEKIFTYNARTLASDAAIGDGVRVRVNMNMAINMRRKAAKFTKQTPRTTIHWELFASTFGFWENTVVDNIDDEHEQAYTSEWSSKSRREPRTHVRGREALQRDDKRRAQRRRRTQVLAEAAEAGKSIRYARRDFAIRLTAYTISHLIEISREYKVPLRLTSIDLKKAFDTVETEAAMEALENQGVPTPYIKKGLRQTDTISPKIFGATLENAMQGLEWNNMGVESDGTHKWLLHHLQFADDIIFTASSISQAELMLPEFDETCKKIGLQLDLDKKMLLRKGWVSDAPFTLNGTNISECFSYVYLGRETKMMNYLTSELSRWKRAA